From the Candidatus Methylacidiphilales bacterium genome, the window GCTCAGGAGCACCGCGTCGGGACGGAGCGAGGAAAGGATCTTTTGCCGTTCATTTTCTGCCTGCAACCGCATGCGCGCGCTAGCTGGATGCCTCCAGGCCACGGGTCCTGTGAGATCCATGACCACGATCCGTTCCGGGGAGATCCAAGGCTGCAGTTTGTTTCGCAGCGGTTCGATCGTATCTGGAAAAAGTCCTGAGAGCAGTATCCAAACCTCGTGGCCGCGGGAGTCCGCCGCCAGGGCTTTGGCCAAGGAAACCGACTGTCGACCGATACCCCTCTGGCCGCTCTGCCCCTGGGCAGACTGCAAATCGATCACCAGTTTCATGTCATCGGAATGGTCCGTTTGCCCGGGTTACCGTGGCTCAGGCTGCTGGAAATCGGGGTATTGTCAACATGTGCAAGAGCCGTCATGCGATGCGATTGTGGCTTCTCCATGAAAAAAACCCTTTGAGTTTCAATCAACTCCCACCCATTGGGTCTTGCTGTTTTTGGGCGGATTGGCAGTTGCGCGGGCACCGGGTTATCGTCCATACCCATCGATTCAGGAACGGATCATCAAGGTTCTCCGACGAGGAGTGGCCCGTTGAGCCGCCTGCGTTCAGTGCATGACGCCGTCGCGCATCTCGTAGGTGTGGTCGGAAGATTCGGCGATCTGGGCGTTGTGGGTGACAATCAACATACTCAGGCGCGTCTCATGCGCCAGCTTGCGCATCATGGAAAAAACTTTTTTGGAGTTGGCCGTATCCAGATTGCCGGTGGGTTCGTCGGCCAGGACCACTCGCGGGTTGTTGGCCAGTGAGCGGGCGATGGCCACCCGTTGCTGCTCCCCACCGGACAACTGATGGGGGTGGCGGTGGGTCTTGTCGCCCAGTCCGACCAAGTCCAGCAGATGGGCGGCACGCTTGCGCATCTCCGGTTCATCCAACAGTCCGGCCCGGCGCATCGGGATCATGATGTTTTCCAGCGCGCTGAACTCGCGGAGGAGAAAATGGAACTGGAAGACAAAGCCGATGTGGAGGTTGCGCAGGTTCGACATTTCCTCGTCGTTGAGAGCCGAAGTTTCTCGTTCACCTATCCAAACATTCCCCTCTGAGGGCCGGTCCAGCAGCCCGAGAAGGTAGAGAAGGGTGCTTTTTCCGCAACCGGAAGGCCCCATGACCGAATAGATCTTCCCAGGATAAAGGGTCATGCTGACGTCCTTGAGGACATGCACCCGGCTTTCCCCCTCCCCCAGATAATGATGGAGGCCACGGCAATGCAGGACACTGCTTTCGCCATCAGTTGCCGACTTCTCACCCCCCCCCAATCCCTTCAGTTCGGGAAATTGGATTACCGAGTCGTAGGCATTGGCCAAGGGCATTTCGGAATCGGACATAGGTTTAATGGGATCGTTCGTCTGGCGTGCAACGGACATCATCAGGATGCGACGGCTTGCGTCGAGCAGAAATGCCCGGGGTTGAAACCGGCCCAAGGAATACTCGTTTTGCCGTAGCTCACTTGGAGGCAACCAGACAGACCCATTTGCCGCGTCGCAGGGTGCGTGTCACCCGGTAACCGCCGTGGGCCAGCGCGTTCCGGATGTCCGTTTCCTGCGTGCGCAGAATGCCGGACATGATCAAGAGTCCACCCGGTCTGACCCACCGGAGCATTCTTGGCAGGGCTGCCCGCAGAAGGTCGGCGAAGAGATTGGCCACCACCACATCCGCCTGATGCCGGGGACGGTAAGTGAGCACATCGCCCCGTCTCCATTCCACCTTGGGCACCTGGGGATGACGGGAGGCATTGGCCCGGCACTCCTTCAGGCAAATGGGATCGGCATCGAAGGCCTCGACCCTTGCGCCCAAGAGGGCCGCGGCCAGTGCGAGAATGCCGCTGCCCGTACCAGCATCGATCAAGCGCAGACAGGAGTCGCCGGAACGTTTGCGTCTCCGGATGACCTCCGCCACCTGGCGGAGGCACAATGCGGTGGTGGTGTGTTCTCCTGTGCCAAAGGCCATGCCGGCGGGTATGCGCAGAACCGGAACCCCATCTGGAGCCGGGCCGGATTCGGAGACGACCGCCAGTTGCCTGCCCACCCTGAGGACAAAATTTCTTTTTTGCCGCTGGAGCCAGTCGTTCGGTTGCAAAGCCCGGACAGAGCCGCCCATAGCAGCAAGGAGCGGATGCAAGATGGAGGCTTGTGCCGCGCAAACCGTCAGCAGGGCCCTGCGGGCACCAGGCTTCTCGGTCACCACCGGGGTCAAATCAGGAAATACCGCCAGATCGTCCAGCCAAGCCTCCACCCTTCCAACCGGGATGAACCGGCGCCATTGGTGGACAGTGCCGGTTGTTTTGCGGTCTGGGATCCGGTGTTGGGAGATGTGCCGCCGGGTCACTTGTCCTTGGGAATCAGGTAATCGCGGGCGGGCTTGAAATCCGTGGACAAAACCTGGATGTCGTTCTTTTTGTACTCCAACACGGTGAAGTCGCGCACGGCCCAGTATTCATCGTCTTGGAGCAATCCGCGCACCAACAGGGTGTACTCACCCGGCGGCAGTTCGGTGCGCTCTTGCACGTCACGCACGAGAAGATGGCCATCCGCGGGAAGATCAAGGGTCATCTTCTCGAAGTCACCCGGAACATTGAGCAATTCGCGCAGGAAAGGAGCCACCGTGTCCTCCAAAGCCTGACGGGCTTCTTGAAGTCGTTGCTCATAGGTGGCGACCTCATCACGCAGGGCGCCCAATTCGATATCAAGGGCCGCAATTTCCGAGCGGAGTTGTTCGATGCGCTCCTGGGCGGCGGCGACCTGCGGACCGGGCTCCTGTTTGATCGCTATGGCCTTGTTCTTCAGTTCCAGTTGCTTGTCGTTCCACTTTTTCTCGAATTCGTTCCATCGTTTCAACAGGGCTTCGGACCATTTGCGCTGCTCGTCAACCGCCACGCCCGTTGGCGCGTTGTAAAGGGAAAGCCTGAAGGCGTTCGCGGCGACCTCGATGGCATCGAGTTCGAGGTTTTTCTGATACTTCAGACCGAGCTGTTTGGCCCGGTCCTGGATTTCCTGGTGGAGGCTGTCGCGGAAGGAATTGTACTCCTCCTTGAGGGCCATGCCCTGCTTTTCCCAGAATTGGTCCAATTCTTTCTGGCTTCGCTCCAGGATCTGGGGGATTTCCTTCTGCAGTTGGTCGCTGGACTCGCTGAGCAGGTCGCGGCGTTGTTGGCGGGAAGCGAGGTCGCTCTTGGCCGAGGCCAGTTGTTCGCGTTGTTGGTCGAGCTGTTCAAGCAAGGGGGCCTGGCGGGCCAGGAAATCCCGTTTCAACATGCTGGTTTTTCCGGCGAAGTTGAAGACAACGAATGCTTTTGGCTGGAGTTGGTATTGTCCGGGCTCGACGTTGATATCAAGGATCGTCTCGCGGTTGAGCAGGTAAATGCTTACCGCGCTGATCACGAGGAAGGCAAGAATGCCAACGATGGCTGCCGGGGTTTTCCAACTGGCCCGGTTCTGTCCCACGGGCACCGGCTTGAGGGTGACCCGCGGACGGCGCAAATCACGGACCGGGGTCGGCCGGGATGCGGCAGTCTCATTGCCCGGGCCTGGTTTCGCTTCTTTTGCAGCCGGGGTCTCAGAGGCCACGGACGCCTTGGGCTTGGCGGATGGTCCCGGGATAGGGGCAGCGACAGATTTTGAACCTGGAGGGGGGGGCGGCAATGCTGAAACCGGGCGTCCGGCTTCGGGCGCGGCCACACGCGGAGCCACCGGCGGGGGTGGAGTGGCGGGCAACTTTGGAGTCGGAGGGGGGACTTTTGTTTCAACTGACTCGTTAGTTACTACTGGAAGCGGAGGAAGCGGGACTTTTTCTTGCGGGGGGGCGGAGAGCGGAGGAATCTGCGGAACAGCGGGGGGCGGCGGGGGAACCACACCGCTTGAGCGTCCCGCTTCCGGAGGAGTGGTAGCGACGCGTGCCGTATCCGGTTCAGGCGCGGACTTCTCCAATTGGACTTGGGCCTTGGATTCGGGCTCTACAGTGGGGGTTATTTGGGATCCAGTGATAACCCCCGTGGGAACCACAAGGGTCGGAACGGGGGGGGGTGGAGGCGGGAGCTCGGAAGAGGGAATCCACACCGTAGAGCGCAAGCGCGCCTCGGCAGGGCTTGCAGGCGATGAAGGAGGGCCCGCATCATGTGCAACTGATTCGGTCGCGGGAGCAACTTTAGCTCTGGAAGAGGCCGGGGCTTGCGGCACGGGAGTCCCAGATGGTTGGGATTTGGGGACTTGGTCCGTGGCGGCTGTTCCATTGAACAGATCGTCAACAGGTGCAGGAGGCAAGGCCTCTCCTCCGACACCCTTGGATTGATAGTTGCGCAGGAAACGGGACTCCCCTTTGCCCGAAGTCTCTTTGCTTTTGGCGGAGGGCGGAGGAATCGGAACTGCCGTCGGTGAAGAAGAGGGCTTGGCCGGAGCAGCTCCATCCGCGGTAAAGGGATCGGGAACCACCGATGGCTGGCCCGGGGGTTTATTGGTTTCGTCAGTCATGTCGGTGCGCCCTGGGATATGAACCGAGCACTTTCAACCAAAGGGTCTTGGGTCGGATGGCATCCAAGGTGGCCGCCAAGTCCGCATCCTGGCTGTGACCGCAGACATCCACGAAAAAAAGATATTCCCATTCCTTCTGCATAGCCGGCCGAGATTCGATTTTTTCCAAGTTGATTTCGCGATCCGAGAAGACACGTAGAATCTTACCGAGTGCCCCCACTTCATGCGAGACGGAAAAAAGGAGGCTGGTTTTGTCGTCGCCGCTGGGTCCGGCGGGCGTACGGTTGAGGACGAGGAACCGGGTCATGTTGCGGCGTGCGTCCTGGATGTTGGTGTGGAGCACTTCGAGTCCGCACCGGCGGGCGGCGAACTGGCTGGCGATGGCGGCGCTGCCTGCTTCGTTTGCGGCCAATTCGGCCCCGTGGGATGTGCTGGAACTTTCGACCAAGCGCACGCCCGGGTAATGGCGGAGCAACCATTGGCGGCACTGTCCAAAGGCCTGGGGATGGGAGTAAATCTTGTTGATCTTTTGCGTGCCCGGACGGGCCATCAAAACATGGCGGATGCGGATGCAGATT encodes:
- the pheA gene encoding prephenate dehydratase; the encoded protein is MNLQKLRLQIDKIDARLLALLNARTRLAERVGKLKRSSGQAVFAPEREEILLRSLAKSNPGPLTNDSLRAIYREILSASRSRQKPLTVGYFGSEGSYCHQAALSRFGAGDSYVSAPTIPEVFALLDRDEIDTCVVPVENSIEGGVNATLDMLVQTDLKICGEICIRIRHVLMARPGTQKINKIYSHPQAFGQCRQWLLRHYPGVRLVESSSTSHGAELAANEAGSAAIASQFAARRCGLEVLHTNIQDARRNMTRFLVLNRTPAGPSGDDKTSLLFSVSHEVGALGKILRVFSDREINLEKIESRPAMQKEWEYLFFVDVCGHSQDADLAATLDAIRPKTLWLKVLGSYPRAHRHD
- a CDS encoding 50S ribosomal protein L11 methyltransferase, translating into MEAWLDDLAVFPDLTPVVTEKPGARRALLTVCAAQASILHPLLAAMGGSVRALQPNDWLQRQKRNFVLRVGRQLAVVSESGPAPDGVPVLRIPAGMAFGTGEHTTTALCLRQVAEVIRRRKRSGDSCLRLIDAGTGSGILALAAALLGARVEAFDADPICLKECRANASRHPQVPKVEWRRGDVLTYRPRHQADVVVANLFADLLRAALPRMLRWVRPGGLLIMSGILRTQETDIRNALAHGGYRVTRTLRRGKWVCLVASK
- a CDS encoding ABC transporter ATP-binding protein; the encoded protein is MSDSEMPLANAYDSVIQFPELKGLGGGEKSATDGESSVLHCRGLHHYLGEGESRVHVLKDVSMTLYPGKIYSVMGPSGCGKSTLLYLLGLLDRPSEGNVWIGERETSALNDEEMSNLRNLHIGFVFQFHFLLREFSALENIMIPMRRAGLLDEPEMRKRAAHLLDLVGLGDKTHRHPHQLSGGEQQRVAIARSLANNPRVVLADEPTGNLDTANSKKVFSMMRKLAHETRLSMLIVTHNAQIAESSDHTYEMRDGVMH